A region from the Pararge aegeria chromosome Z, ilParAegt1.1, whole genome shotgun sequence genome encodes:
- the LOC120636196 gene encoding transcriptional regulator prz1: protein MANNNAVSSTLPSRDYHCKVCDLYLDTVDSLEVHLQYHKENLYVKWGTQNTQNDSENNNSAKVKNETTVSAPADSSDNMITKPSPDFQQRATPETTVQFPHPATPQSYHSAPSPYQNPDQTNFSPGAQYGNNFPHSNFPQNQHQDQINWEQSQYNQDYHKSNRFHPYNMQDRVSQVSSSSPLYGQPLNQPTPSPSPNQCDKCGFVCDSAVQLNEHCNSAHAGVSAPPASSSMPFQQYTGKSYNNPGYQNDNIKIKEEHEESSDILDLDSQKVVYQGNEGEQQPATYEDTSSQVRDVNTRTVPMMPWETQKLYSNPQINGDVSLFKDQKMFAEQKGYSAEGKMFHPDQKFGYTQEKFLVHHEQKPFMHVEQKIYPGVQIPPITDYAGVASSNSEMKPPYRPYDSPTAPQITSTQPANPTSSTLPSIGGKGANWKSNEARRPKTYNCTACNKWFTSSGHLKRHYNTTLHKNAVRSSGQPDPATMPISNHHHPSRDSLQNRAQQQNADSNTQSPIPSDDSRGVDDSVLHSPYASQNFERSHRVAAMQSKSYTHLQQGNLDNNFSTNHLANHPLQHQVGSHPLNIGNQPPGLGIPNESPHQGSKVTTLSTGANPPNGEAGPSVSQNHHMRGLLSVSTSNISTPTQSTPALTAHTLPPFSHLGVNPYSPRSTDPLGPSVPDPTHTPLYLGQNFQQTIAPSYPNGMAPHVMDMAINNLPIANPATFGESTPKEVEVMEQETTQPANGRLPSFSQLQTQSFSVYVSNYITSPNVGGQVVADESTAGYIIVDPVHSPIQYNTIDMGGQTIDYDYNFSPKSIKEYVVNYTPEGLKNYSYGHAVTGKTIKQEDEVLRTDSGELQILKIEDIMDYANKENYGVQMKSPASPESAKADNESHGSPSISSTVPSMPLTERNHLKKTASATVHKCFECDKLFNKACYLTQHNKTFHSGAKPFKCDRCGKRFSDDVSYEGHYLKHADNKPFKCSECPKSFNHKTDLRRHMCLHSGCKPFACDHCGKGFIRKDHMVKHFDTHMKKNLRSSSSSISSSSPSSST, encoded by the coding sequence ATGGCTAACAACAACGCCGTTTCGTCGACACTGCCGTCGAGAGATTATCACTGTAAAGTCTGCGATCTATATCTAGATACTGTGGATTCCTTGGAAGTGCATTTACAATATCACAAGGAGAACTTATACGTGAAGTGGGGTACGCAGAATACGCAAAATGATTCTGAAAATAATAACAGCGCTAAAGTAAAGAACGAGACAACGGTGTCAGCTCCAGCTGACTCTAGTGACAACATGATCACTAAGCCTAGTCCGGATTTCCAGCAGCGAGCAACGCCGGAGACCACTGTCCAGTTCCCGCATCCGGCGACTCCACAGAGTTACCACAGTGCTCCTTCCCCGTATCAAAATCCAGATCAAACAAATTTTTCACCCGGAGCACAATATGGTAATAATTTTCCTCATTCAAATTTTCCTCAAAATCAACATCAAGATCAAATTAATTGGGAACAGTCACAATATAATCAAGATTACCACAAATCGAATCGTTTCCATCCATATAATATGCAAGACCGCGTGTCCCAAGTATCATCATCGAGTCCACTATATGGGCAACCATTGAATCAGCCGACTCCATCACCTTCACCAAATCAATGCGACAAATGTGGATTCGTTTGCGATTCCGCGGTACAGCTCAATGAACATTGCAACTCTGCTCATGCAGGCGTCAGTGCGCCTCCCGCTTCATCATCGATGCCTTTTCAGCAATACACTGGAAAATCATACAATAATCCAGGTTACcaaaatgataatataaaaataaaagaagaacaCGAGGAGTCATCTGATATTTTAGACTTAGATTCGCAAAAGGTAGTTTACCAAGGGAATGAAGGTGAACAACAACCTGCGACTTATGAAGACACCTCATCTCAAGTTCGAGATGTGAACACAAGAACAGTTCCAATGATGCCATGGGAGACTCAAAAATTGTACAGCAATCCACAAATCAATGGGGATGTATCTTTGTTTAAAGACCAAAAAATGTTTGCAGAACAAAAGGGTTATTCGGCAGAGGGGAAAATGTTTCACCCAGATCAAAAATTCGGATACACTCAAGAAAAATTCCTAGTTCATCATGAGCAAAAACCATTCATGCACGTTGAACAGAAGATATACCCTGGTGTACAAATACCACCTATAACAGATTATGCCGGGGTAGCTTCAAGTAATTCTGAGATGAAACCACCTTATCGCCCCTATGATTCACCAACTGCACCTCAAATTACAAGCACACAACCTGCAAACCCAACGTCTTCTACTCTTCCATCCATTGGAGGAAAGGGTGCTAACTGGAAGTCAAACGAAGCAAGAAGACCAAAAACCTACAACTGCACTGCATGTAATAAGTGGTTTACGAGTTCTGGACATTTGAAAAGGCATTACAATACAACACTACATAAGAACGCAGTAAGATCTTCAGGTCAACCAGATCCAGCCACCATGCCAatttcaaatcatcatcatccgagTCGAGATTCTTTACAAAACCGCGCTCAGCAGCAAAACGCCGACTCAAACACTCAAAGCCCCATTCCATCAGATGACAGCCGAGGCGTGGACGACAGCGTGCTTCACTCGCCTTACGCATCGCAAAACTTCGAGCGATCGCATCGTGTTGCCGCTATGCAGTCCAAGTCATATACGCATCTTCAACAGGGTAACTTAGATAATAATTTCAGTACTAATCATTTAGCTAATCACCCTTTACAGCATCAAGTCGGTTCACATCCGTTAAATATAGGTAATCAACCACCAGGTCTAGGAATTCCAAACGAAAGTCCTCATCAAGGCTCTAAAGTAACTACATTATCAACTGGCGCGAATCCCCCAAACGGGGAAGCAGGTCCCTCTGTTTCTCAAAATCACCATATGAGGGGCCTGCTATCAGTATCAACCAGCAATATTTCAACACCAACTCAGAGTACGCCAGCACTTACGGCGCACACACTACCGCCATTCAGCCATTTGGGTGTCAACCCGTACAGTCCGAGGTCTACGGATCCTTTGGGGCCTTCGGTTCCGGACCCCACGCACACCCCATTATATTTGGGTCAGAATTTTCAGCAGACTATAGCACCGAGTTACCCAAACGGGATGGCCCCCCACGTTATGGATATGGCTATCAACAATCTGCCTATAGCCAATCCGGCTACTTTTGGTGAATCCACACCTAAAGAAGTCGAAGTTATGGAACAGGAAACGACTCAGCCTGCCAATGGACGCCTGCCAAGCTTTTCGCAGCTCCAGACGCAGAGCTTCAGCGTTTATGTTTCTAACTACATTACATCACCTAACGTGGGGGGTCAAGTTGTTGCCGACGAATCTACCGCCGGTTACATTATCGTGGATCCAGTTCATTCTCCAATACAGTACAATACTATTGATATGGGTGGACAAACAATTgattatgattataatttttcacCTAAATCCATTAAAGAATACGTCGTCAACTATACTCCGGAgggtttaaaaaattattcatatgGGCATGCCGTTACTGGTAAAACTATAAAACAGGAAGATGAAGTATTACGGACTGACTCAGGCGAGCTTCAAATTTTAAAGATAGAGGATATTATGGATTACgctaataaagaaaattatggagTTCAAATGAAGTCTCCAGCGAGTCCAGAAAGTGCTAAAGCCGATAACGAGAGCCATGGATCCCCTTCTATTTCATCTACAGTTCCAAGTATGCCTCTGACTGAAAGAAATCATCTTAAAAAGACTGCGTCTGCTACGGTGCATAAATGTTTTGAATGTGATAAGCTATTTAACAAAGCCTGCTATCTTACTCAACATAACAAAACTTTTCACTCGGGTGCTAAGCCCTTTAAATGTGATCGATGCGGCAAGCGTTTCTCAGATGATGTTTCATACGAAGGTCATTATTTAAAACATGCAGACAATAAGCCATTTAAATGTAGCGAATGCCCAAAGTCTTTTAATCACAAAACCGACTTACGTCGTCACATGTGCTTGCACTCAGGGTGCAAACCATTCGCTTGTGATCATTGTGGAAAAGGCTTTATAAGAAAAGATCACATGGTAAAGCATTTCGATAcccatatgaaaaaaaatttacgctCGTCTTCATCTTCGATTTCATCTTCATCACCCTCGTCTTCTACCTAA